The window tttaaacatttttaactgtttccctaatttcaaggttttctgttaaaccgttctgaaaatatttaactgtatccatactttttagcgaccctgtataaatGTATTAATAGAGATTTTTGGGAAATAATCTCTTTAAAGAATTAGCTGAAAGCCTCAACTAAaggaaatgaaaattttgaagctaactattttttatttaaagggaaattaaaacaaaaaaatgtaaaatgtagTAATGTAGTATACATAAAAAGTTTAGGGGATTTACCGGAGACTAGGTAGTACTCagtctgaaaataaaaattataaaattacttACATCAAGAATGGAAGTGTTTggcttaaatttaatttttggcactTTGGGACCATCTGTGAGATAATCTGCGTCCATAATCTCCACTTGACCACTGAAAAAGTTGCACATTTATTACCCCTTTGACCAAAATAATaggaaaaacgtaacaaacaatgaaaaaaaaccGGGTTTGTTTATGTAATTTGTACACGTTAAATCAATATCGTTCATTGTCgcggaaaataaataattcagccTGAATTTTACACTATATTTAGCAGCAAGTACAATGACATTTTCATGGAAGAATTCTCTCACCTATTTATCAAACTTTGCAGCAAGGCTGCATACTGATGTTCAGTCTCGTAATCAGAATCGTCTTCGGACCCAGATCTCGAGTTCAGATCATTTTCTTCCATTCTCCTCGAAGTGTAAGATCCCATGGAATGTAGGGGTTGAAATTTTCACTCAGGACCGTAACAACACCTCATATATGCACCATAATACGGTCATGTAACGTGGTTACTTAACCGCTTACACAAACACTAAACAAAAATCGGTGGAAAGCACTAATGAAACGCAAAATTTTCCGAAATATTTTGccaattaaaaatgacaatattttgacaaaatgcgCATCACGTTGACGCAACCACTCAGGATTGCCAAAACATcgctaataaattaaaactaatcGACTTTCATTTTCACTCTTGAATTATTGCACATATAATACGTTTTGACCCAAAATGAGTGTTACATAATAATTTGGGCTAAAGGAAACTGGTTTCGCCACTTTCTCCCTGCCTTTGGTGACTTAGCGAGCGATTTTGGCACCACTGCGCGATTGTCACGTTGACAGTTGCGTTTTCGTGGAAGTGGAGCAGTGACGTGGATTTTCAATTCTTGGttagttttctatttttctattaattgaTAACATAAACTCGTAAGATTATTACGATTTGCAATGGCACCGTCAAAAATCAATGTAAAAGAGCGCGTTTCTGATGGAGAAATTGACCTTAGCATGTCAGATTTACAAGATGTTCCTGTTAAAGAAATCGTAACGATGTTTCCACCTTAATTATGACATAAAAACGCCCCTTTGCTTTGCAGGCAGTGTTCAAGAAGGCCACCAGCTTGGACCTATCAAACAACCACTTGAAAACTTTGCCAGTAAGCGCCAAATCGTTGCTTCGAAAAGGCACAATTTCGCCATATTTTTGCGTTCCAGGGCAACTTCGCGACACTAACCCACCTAACGAAGCTCGATCTGAGCAAGAACCAGCTGAGCGAGCTACCGGAGGATTTCGGGGATTTGGTCAAGCTTAAGTATCTTGATTTGTACCAAAACCAACTGCAATACCTGCCTCTGAGCTTCCACAAGTTCAAGGCTCTGAAGTGGTTGGATTTGAAAGATAACCCCTTGGTGCCAGCGGTCGCCAAAGTCGCAGGGCCTTGTCTGGACGCCAAACAGTGTCAGAGTTGTGCAAAGGATGTTGTGAGTTTCTTCACTCAAGTGCAGGAGCAGATCGCTAATGATTTAGAAAGTCGGCAAAAGCAACGACAGAAGCAGCTTGAAGTGAATCAGAAACAAATGGATAACAACAAGAAGAGTAAAAAGAAGGAGAAGACCAAACAGAAAAAGGAAAACGGGCCTGTTAAAGAAAACCCGCCAAAGTTAGCGaacaaaaagaataaaaaagcGCCACCTTCGCCGAAGAATACTGGAAAAGCGTCCTCTTtcattaaattgatttttacgtTATTATTTCTTACTTTGTCGGTTCTGTTTGTGTTAACTTCTGTAAAATATGAACGTACGCGTACTATTGAAAATTCTTGTGTAGACTTGTATTACAAGGCTGTTGATTCTTTGTCTCCTAATTTGAAGGTTTATGCAACCACTGTGGGGAGTTATGTGAGGTTTGCTCATGACAAAACTGGGAATGTTACACTTAATGTTGtgaattatgttaaaaattccgacaattttgtaaatgcaTATGATACCTGTAGTAAGTATGTAGATACAATGGTCCAGAAAGTTAAAGAACAGTACAAGAAGATTGTTTCTTGAAAGTTCAGACAttctttttgaataaaaactaaaaaccaaacgttgttttattaattcagtaacaaaataagttaaaattcCATTACCATAACCACAGCCCTAAGagtttttccaataatttttaaatttgtaacaaatctATTCGAcgacaaaaattaattcaagttaaattacataacaaaataaataacactttGCCCGGTTAGTTTGTATAATAAGTAAAAATGCATcttttatttcgtatttccATATGGAACAGACCCTTGAGTGGTGAAATAATTTACAGAAGAATCTTCCGTAACTGACAAACTTCTAAATACTAGTGTGATACGAAGAACAAACTGCAAGTTGGGAATAGACGTATCAGGGGAATTTTTCAGGATGTTCGTTGACATTtcaaagaatttataaaaaaaaatgtccttTAAACAGTCGTTGACTAGTAATGGCATTAACCCACAcgtttgtttttcatttttctgcaatgttagaaaattaaaaagcacAAACATATCGGTCGCTAAAAGTGCAGAGCGCACAGTTAACTATTTCATTGGGTAACATTTAAATTGgtctattaaaaaatcgctagTGAGCAGAGGGCTATAAATAGAGCAATAATCAATCCAAATAAGTAGTAAATTTACGTACATTCCACCATCCCAGCAgtgtaagtttttgttttatcttaAATTTACGTTAAAATAACATTTGCATATTGGAGAAGCGTTTTAGAAACATTTGACTTACGATCATCTGCCTCCTTTTTTACCTACTGTTGCAGTCTCAATTTTGTATCACTTGTGTCCCAGCGAATTAGTGAAGTTAATTATGGAACTTTGAATGCTTGTTTTCAAGAATACAGTGTTTCAAAAGTGTTAATTCGTCAGATTtgctcaattttaaaaataatttcacataaaaaactttttaaaaatttactaggTACGATtgtatctaaaaaaatataaaatcttCACTACATTAGAGCTTGTAGTAGTTTCAGGgactacaaatatttttttgattttacaatgaaacttgaaaaattaaaatggaaTACCCTTATCCTACTTTCTGCTTTTACAACatatgataaaaaatatagaattGAGATGAAAACCCTAGTTGTTAGATTTtcttgaaaacaccaaagttTCTTTGTTTACGACACAAAATACGTGTACCCGTTAAAGCAATAGTTAAacaaataatgattttgattaaaataaagttgCTAAAGTTGACTGCAAGACAGATATGTGTCGAAGTACGAATGGACTAATgacaacaaaattataaaaacatcaaaaaataaaagacggCACAACTGCAACATTTATCTTAAATTAAGTTcagtaatttatattttaataaaaccattttttagaATATCGTATTATTTAGCTTACCAAAGCAACTCTCCTTCAACAAGACTCAGCAAGTCAACAATGGACAAAGTTTATTCATCTcgatctttttttttaatagtagtAATCCTGTTAATAAAACAGgacgcaaaaaaattaacgaaggttaactaaacaaaaataatgtaactagACTAGACAAAGCGATGGGACGTGCATTTTTAAGCTTTAAAGAATTCCACTCCATCCCTGCGTCCTGCACAGATTAGTTAATTTCTTGCCTCTAGCATATGAAACAAACAAGACTCTTACAGATAAGAAAacaatattatatttttgataacaaCCGATCGCTCGTTGAGAACAAGTAGAAAACATTACAACAAACAACAGTGGTTCAAACGGTGCAATCATGGTCCAAACCGTTATCTTCACGTTGTTACTTTCGTGTGGATTACAATTTGCCTCAAGTGCAAAATATGAACCAACTTGGGACAGCCTCGACGGTCGCCCTTTGCCCGACTGGTACGACAAAGCCAAAGTCGGGATTTTCCTCCACTGGGGTGTTTACTCAGTGCCCAGTTTCGGGagcgaatggttttggagtcACTGGGAATGTAGGTACAAACCCCAGTtataataactaaaatttttgcttcCAGCGGGTGACGAAAAAACTGTCGAgtttattaagaaaaactaCCCTCCAGACTGGACTTACCAAGACTTTGCCCAGCAATTTACCGCCGAATTTTACGACCCTTTCATGTGGGTGAACCTCTTTCTCAAATCCGGGGCCAAGTACGTTACACTAACGTACACAAAAAATCTAATGCTTGAATAATTATTAGGTACATAGTGCTAACGAGTAAACACCACGAAGGCTACACCCTGTGGCCGTCGAAATATTCCTACAGTTGGAACGCCAAAGATGTTGGGCCACACCTTGACCTTTTAGGTTGCaagttctaaaaaaataaagggtCTTGAAATTTGATTTGGAATTTTAGGTGAGCTTGCAAAGCGTGTCAAAGCCAGAGGGCTCCATTTCGGAGTTTACCACTCATTGTTCGAATGGTACCACCCTCTGTATCTGCAAGACAAAGCCAATGGCTGGAACAGCTCTAACTTCgttgacacaaaaataatccCGGAAATGAAAGAACTGATCACCACTTACAAACCGGAGGTGCTTTGGTCTGACGGTGAATGGGAAGCCCCTGATACCTACTGGAAATCAAAGGAATTCCTCGCATGGCTTTACAACGAAAGCCCCGTCAAAGACGTTATCGTGGTTAACGACAGATGGGGAAACGACTCGTTGTGCACCCATGGCGGTTTTTACACTTGTTCTGATAGATACAACCCGGGACATTTGTTGCCACACAAGTGGGAAAACGCTATGACTGTGGACAAACCCTCATGGGGCTACAGAAGAAATGCAGTGATTTCCGACATTCTAACTCCCCATGAATTGATAACGACACTTGTAGAAACCGTTAGTTGCGGTGGAAACATTCTTATCAATGTTGGGCCGACCAAAGAAGGCACAATTTCGCCGATTTTCCAGGAGCGGTTAATGCAACTTGGTTCTTGGTTGTCCCTTA of the Tribolium castaneum strain GA2 chromosome 1, icTriCast1.1, whole genome shotgun sequence genome contains:
- the LOC660286 gene encoding alpha-L-fucosidase → MVQTVIFTLLLSCGLQFASSAKYEPTWDSLDGRPLPDWYDKAKVGIFLHWGVYSVPSFGSEWFWSHWESGDEKTVEFIKKNYPPDWTYQDFAQQFTAEFYDPFMWVNLFLKSGAKYIVLTSKHHEGYTLWPSKYSYSWNAKDVGPHLDLLGELAKRVKARGLHFGVYHSLFEWYHPLYLQDKANGWNSSNFVDTKIIPEMKELITTYKPEVLWSDGEWEAPDTYWKSKEFLAWLYNESPVKDVIVVNDRWGNDSLCTHGGFYTCSDRYNPGHLLPHKWENAMTVDKPSWGYRRNAVISDILTPHELITTLVETVSCGGNILINVGPTKEGTISPIFQERLMQLGSWLSLNGDAIYESKPWTAQNDTSPSPIWYTAKNETVYAIVLEWPSKNVVSLEHPDIITFFTQAKPTVTLLGDNKNKTLSSDSSDTQVTVTLPDKATVASEWAWVLKMVPTKSI
- the LOC660344 gene encoding leucine-rich repeat-containing protein 59; protein product: MAPSKINVKERVSDGEIDLSMSDLQDVPVKEIAVFKKATSLDLSNNHLKTLPGNFATLTHLTKLDLSKNQLSELPEDFGDLVKLKYLDLYQNQLQYLPLSFHKFKALKWLDLKDNPLVPAVAKVAGPCLDAKQCQSCAKDVVSFFTQVQEQIANDLESRQKQRQKQLEVNQKQMDNNKKSKKKEKTKQKKENGPVKENPPKLANKKNKKAPPSPKNTGKASSFIKLIFTLLFLTLSVLFVLTSVKYERTRTIENSCVDLYYKAVDSLSPNLKVYATTVGSYVRFAHDKTGNVTLNVVNYVKNSDNFVNAYDTCSKYVDTMVQKVKEQYKKIVS